A window of Actinobacillus suis ATCC 33415 contains these coding sequences:
- a CDS encoding integration host factor subunit alpha produces the protein MALTKIELAESLVEKCGFDKRIAKLFVEQFFEEIRSSLEKGEEVKLSGFGNFSLREKNARPGRNPKTGETVAVTARRVVVFKPGQKLRDRVENVKVKA, from the coding sequence ATGGCACTCACTAAAATTGAACTCGCAGAAAGCCTCGTTGAAAAATGTGGCTTTGATAAACGTATCGCTAAGCTCTTTGTAGAGCAATTTTTCGAAGAAATTCGTAGTTCTCTAGAGAAAGGCGAAGAGGTTAAACTATCCGGTTTCGGTAATTTCTCGTTACGTGAGAAGAATGCTCGCCCAGGGCGAAATCCTAAAACCGGAGAAACTGTTGCCGTGACAGCTCGCCGAGTAGTGGTATTCAAGCCCGGTCAGAAGCTTAGAGACAGAGTCGAAAATGTAAAAGTGAAGGCATAA
- the bioD gene encoding dethiobiotin synthase: MPSLFITGTDTNVGKTIVTRAILQTLAANQFMAVGYKPIACGGDDSLPTEPNQADYASEDNLDVLTILDSCPTPVAYREINSYTFIHSSTPVFAALDAVHHIQEEKLNQDLTRLQQNYPNVVVEGTYGWLTPINKDLSFADWVKNNQMPVVLVVGIKEGCVNHALLTAQAIKQKGVKLVGWIANRINPGLRHYAELIELLSQEIDAPLLGQIPYIGYPNKKDLTPYIQNPEPLLQYFQK, translated from the coding sequence ATGCCTTCGTTATTTATTACCGGCACGGATACCAATGTGGGAAAAACCATTGTTACTCGTGCTATTTTACAAACATTAGCTGCTAACCAATTTATGGCTGTCGGTTATAAACCGATTGCTTGTGGCGGTGATGACTCTCTTCCGACAGAACCTAATCAGGCAGACTATGCTAGCGAAGATAATCTGGATGTATTGACAATTCTAGATAGTTGTCCTACGCCCGTTGCTTATCGAGAAATTAACAGTTATACCTTTATTCACTCCAGTACACCAGTATTTGCTGCATTAGATGCCGTTCACCATATCCAAGAAGAAAAATTAAACCAAGATTTAACCCGTTTACAGCAAAATTATCCGAATGTTGTGGTTGAAGGTACTTATGGTTGGCTAACTCCGATCAATAAAGATTTAAGTTTTGCTGACTGGGTGAAGAACAATCAAATGCCAGTTGTATTAGTGGTAGGAATTAAAGAAGGTTGCGTTAATCATGCGCTATTAACTGCACAGGCGATTAAGCAAAAAGGGGTTAAGTTAGTTGGGTGGATTGCAAATCGTATTAACCCGGGGCTACGTCACTATGCCGAGCTCATTGAACTGCTGAGTCAGGAAATTGATGCGCCACTATTGGGCCAAATTCCTTATATTGGCTATCCAAATAAGAAAGATTTGACACCATATATTCAAAATCCCGAGCCATTATTACAATATTTTCAAAAATAA
- a CDS encoding NlpC/P60 family protein: MIKFNKKRFSSFAILACAALLTACSSSDNTSGPIKARAGIFRTHHSTLSDPIMAISSLSEQQHEWKGTRYRLGGNSKAGIDCSGFMQVTFRDLFGIDLPRTTSEQAKEGTRIDRDELRTGDLVFFKTGRGPNGKHVGVYVKNGQFLHASTKGGVIYSDINSPYWSRTFWQARRL; the protein is encoded by the coding sequence ATGATTAAATTCAACAAAAAACGATTTTCTTCGTTTGCTATTTTAGCTTGTGCAGCGCTATTAACAGCATGTTCAAGTAGTGATAATACATCAGGACCAATTAAGGCAAGAGCAGGAATTTTCCGCACTCATCACAGTACATTATCTGATCCGATTATGGCGATCAGTAGCTTAAGTGAACAACAACATGAATGGAAAGGTACACGTTACCGTTTAGGTGGGAATAGCAAAGCAGGTATTGATTGCTCCGGCTTTATGCAGGTAACTTTCCGTGATTTATTTGGAATCGATTTACCGAGAACAACCTCAGAGCAAGCAAAAGAGGGAACTCGAATTGATCGTGATGAGCTTAGAACTGGTGATTTAGTATTCTTCAAAACAGGACGAGGTCCTAATGGTAAACATGTTGGCGTATATGTAAAAAACGGACAGTTCTTACATGCTTCGACCAAGGGGGGAGTTATTTACTCAGATATAAACTCACCATATTGGTCGAGAACTTTCTGGCAAGCTCGCCGTTTATAA
- a CDS encoding Zn-ribbon-containing protein, whose translation MYQVIANFSYQDFESDPVTLINQVVNQWRFNGQIIGREFAVTYHQNPLAHFQVRVSTPEQTSLMPEWNSAEVNEALLQAEENGVEFESFEIVGRDYQAEQTSELEQQAFQILYTTHLDSCSPVYGGEDFCAIPLYKATEQQQQLGEQLIKWQENWQACDQLQMNGGVLEQQALAQISEVDSELSQTGITLCHQLEALSGVPTFYYLYRLGNDLAAEHQRKCPKCQGEWKLAQPLHQVFHFKCDKCRLISNLSWEVQ comes from the coding sequence ATGTACCAAGTTATCGCTAATTTTAGCTATCAAGATTTTGAAAGCGATCCTGTCACGTTAATTAACCAAGTTGTCAATCAATGGCGTTTTAACGGACAGATTATCGGCAGAGAATTTGCGGTGACTTACCACCAAAATCCGCTGGCGCATTTTCAAGTACGAGTTTCAACCCCGGAGCAAACCAGTCTAATGCCGGAATGGAATAGTGCAGAAGTTAATGAGGCACTATTACAAGCGGAAGAAAATGGCGTAGAATTCGAATCGTTTGAGATTGTTGGTCGAGATTATCAAGCAGAACAAACCAGCGAACTTGAACAACAGGCGTTCCAAATTCTTTATACTACCCACTTAGATAGCTGTTCACCGGTTTATGGTGGTGAGGATTTTTGTGCGATTCCACTCTATAAAGCAACCGAGCAACAGCAACAACTTGGCGAACAGTTGATTAAATGGCAAGAAAATTGGCAAGCTTGTGATCAGTTACAAATGAATGGCGGTGTACTAGAACAGCAGGCTTTAGCGCAAATTAGTGAAGTCGATAGCGAACTTTCACAAACAGGAATAACGTTATGTCATCAACTTGAAGCACTAAGCGGTGTGCCGACTTTCTATTATTTATATCGTTTAGGTAATGATTTAGCTGCAGAACATCAGCGTAAATGTCCTAAATGCCAAGGAGAATGGAAATTAGCACAACCGTTGCATCAAGTATTCCACTTTAAGTGTGATAAATGTCGTTTAATCTCTAATTTAAGCTGGGAAGTACAATAA
- the pheS gene encoding phenylalanine--tRNA ligase subunit alpha produces MQHLKELTEKARNALDALDQGLDALEEFRVEYFGKKGHFTALMQELRNVSAEERPAIGAKINEAKQTILDILNAKKEASEQEALNAKLAAESIDVSLPGRKTELGGLHPVSITIERVVKFFSELGFTVASGPEIETDYYNFDALNIPAHHPARADHDTFWFDAQRLLRTQTSGVQIRTMENMQPPIRIVAPGRVYRNDYDQTHTPMFHQIELLYVDKKANFTELKGLIHDFLKAFFEEDLQVRFRPSFFPFTEPSAEVDVMRQNGKWLEVLGCGMVHPNVLRNVGIDPEEYSGFAVGMGVERLTMLRYNVTDLRSFFENDLRFLKQFK; encoded by the coding sequence ATGCAACACCTAAAAGAATTAACAGAGAAAGCGAGAAATGCTTTAGATGCCTTAGATCAAGGTTTAGATGCGTTAGAAGAGTTTCGTGTTGAATATTTCGGTAAAAAAGGTCATTTTACTGCGTTAATGCAAGAATTACGCAATGTTTCGGCGGAAGAGCGTCCGGCAATCGGTGCGAAAATCAATGAAGCGAAGCAAACAATTCTTGATATTTTAAATGCGAAAAAAGAAGCGTCGGAACAAGAAGCGTTAAACGCAAAACTCGCGGCGGAAAGCATTGACGTATCATTACCGGGTCGTAAAACCGAATTAGGTGGTTTACATCCAGTCTCAATTACGATTGAACGTGTCGTAAAATTTTTCTCTGAATTAGGTTTTACCGTGGCAAGCGGTCCGGAAATCGAAACGGATTACTATAACTTTGATGCGTTAAATATTCCTGCTCACCACCCGGCACGTGCGGATCACGATACGTTCTGGTTCGATGCGCAACGTTTATTACGTACGCAAACGTCAGGCGTACAAATTCGTACCATGGAAAATATGCAGCCGCCAATCCGTATCGTGGCACCGGGCCGTGTATATCGTAACGACTACGACCAAACTCACACACCGATGTTCCACCAAATCGAATTGCTTTATGTGGACAAAAAAGCAAACTTTACTGAGTTAAAAGGTTTGATTCACGATTTCTTAAAAGCGTTTTTCGAAGAAGATTTACAAGTGCGTTTCCGTCCGTCATTCTTCCCATTCACAGAGCCTTCGGCTGAAGTGGACGTAATGCGTCAAAACGGTAAATGGTTAGAAGTATTAGGTTGCGGTATGGTGCATCCAAATGTATTACGTAACGTAGGTATCGATCCGGAAGAATACAGTGGTTTTGCGGTAGGTATGGGAGTTGAGCGTTTAACGATGTTACGATACAACGTAACGGATTTACGTTCGTTCTTTGAAAATGACTTACGTTTCTTAAAACAATTTAAATAA
- a CDS encoding ROK family transcriptional regulator — MISDNKTQHLGTIYRLVEQFELISRTDLAKLSGLAPASITNLTKSLIDNKFILERTVQNNTSRGRPAVGLAVSNFFWQLLYFTISPNNVEISLCELNGKPIQTKHYPLSSNDYPQLDSYLQTCLNDLFWHSPMEANRILAASISVVGQISADHSKIIRLGDTAIESSFVETLKAQFDCPILLNEHFQLWLLTESTLGSLINNDNVIFLQLDEAVNLSVLLRGNLLHQQSKMNVDKMLMPKFSPLSDIAAPNDCDEIQRYQLNNQVTFPAIVRLVDHYLPNSFTQSHEKIQYLCEQVEQRNETALMILEHISDNLAYVLMNLINIFSTEKIMLNSPLLRIKHILFEQIQQKLQKELLLGNLHVDLVTSQFEWDSPLIACSAIKQGIYEGNLIKDIIQL, encoded by the coding sequence ATGATTTCTGATAATAAAACCCAACATCTTGGTACAATTTATCGACTAGTGGAACAATTTGAACTTATTTCGCGAACAGATCTTGCTAAACTTTCTGGCTTAGCTCCCGCTTCTATCACTAACCTCACCAAATCTCTGATTGATAATAAATTCATTTTGGAACGTACAGTACAAAATAATACCTCTCGTGGCAGACCTGCGGTCGGATTGGCCGTATCTAATTTTTTCTGGCAATTACTTTATTTTACGATTTCTCCGAATAACGTAGAAATTTCATTGTGCGAATTAAATGGCAAACCAATTCAGACCAAACATTACCCTCTTTCATCTAACGACTATCCGCAACTCGATTCTTACTTACAAACTTGCTTAAATGACCTCTTTTGGCATTCACCAATGGAAGCTAACCGAATATTAGCGGCTTCTATTAGCGTAGTTGGACAAATTAGTGCTGATCACAGCAAAATTATCCGTTTAGGTGATACCGCTATTGAAAGTTCCTTTGTAGAAACATTAAAAGCACAATTTGATTGTCCAATTTTATTAAATGAACATTTTCAATTATGGCTTCTCACAGAATCAACACTTGGCAGTTTAATTAATAATGATAATGTGATTTTCCTCCAATTAGATGAGGCGGTAAATTTAAGTGTCTTATTGCGTGGTAATCTATTGCATCAACAATCAAAAATGAATGTAGATAAAATGCTGATGCCTAAATTTAGTCCATTAAGCGATATTGCTGCACCGAATGATTGCGATGAAATTCAACGCTATCAGCTAAATAACCAAGTCACTTTCCCAGCGATCGTACGCTTAGTTGATCATTATCTACCGAATAGCTTTACTCAGAGCCATGAAAAAATTCAGTATTTATGTGAGCAAGTTGAGCAAAGAAATGAAACAGCATTAATGATTTTAGAACATATCAGTGATAATTTAGCTTATGTTTTAATGAATCTGATCAATATTTTTTCCACGGAAAAAATTATGTTGAACTCGCCGCTACTGCGCATTAAACATATTCTATTCGAACAGATTCAACAAAAATTACAAAAAGAGTTACTTCTTGGAAATCTCCATGTAGATCTAGTAACCAGCCAGTTTGAATGGGATAGCCCTCTTATTGCTTGTTCCGCAATAAAACAAGGGATTTATGAGGGAAATTTGATCAAGGACATCATTCAGCTTTAA
- the lrp gene encoding leucine-responsive transcriptional regulator Lrp, with protein sequence MEHKKLPKALDAIDLKILNELQRNGKISNIELSKRVGLSPTPCLERVKRLEKQNVIMGYRALLNPELLEAPLLVIVEITLVRGKPDVFEEFNRAVQQLDEIQECHLVSGDFDYLLKTRVADMAAYRKLLGTTLLRLPGVNDTRTYVVMEEVKQTNYLLLK encoded by the coding sequence ATGGAACATAAAAAACTACCTAAAGCATTAGATGCGATCGATTTAAAAATTTTAAATGAGCTACAACGTAACGGTAAAATTTCTAATATTGAGCTTTCTAAACGAGTTGGTTTATCGCCGACACCTTGTTTGGAGCGTGTAAAACGTTTAGAGAAGCAAAATGTGATTATGGGATATCGTGCGTTGCTGAATCCGGAATTACTCGAAGCACCATTACTGGTGATTGTAGAAATCACCTTAGTACGCGGAAAACCGGATGTATTTGAGGAATTCAATCGTGCAGTGCAACAACTGGATGAAATTCAAGAGTGCCATTTAGTTTCCGGTGATTTTGATTATTTGCTCAAAACACGTGTAGCGGATATGGCAGCTTATCGTAAATTATTAGGCACGACTTTACTTCGTTTACCCGGTGTGAATGACACTCGTACATACGTGGTAATGGAAGAAGTAAAACAAACTAATTATCTCTTATTAAA
- a CDS encoding NAD(P)H-dependent oxidoreductase — MSHIAKQDVLDAFSFRAACRSYDPAKKISREDMEYILELGRLSPSSVGSEPWKFIVLQNAVIREKIAPVSWGIKHPMHEMSHLVVILAKKNARYDSDFFHQGLSKRGLTPEQMETTIARYKSFQTDDIKVLESDRTLFDWCSKQTYIALANMMTGAAMIGIDSCPIEGFNYDAVNEILAKEGLFDANEYGVSCMVTFGYRAKPITKKYRKPAEDVISWVE, encoded by the coding sequence ATGTCACATATTGCCAAACAAGACGTTCTAGACGCATTTAGCTTCCGCGCTGCTTGTCGTAGCTATGACCCGGCTAAAAAAATCAGCCGTGAAGATATGGAATATATTTTAGAGCTCGGTAGATTATCACCAAGTTCTGTAGGTTCCGAACCTTGGAAATTCATTGTGCTGCAAAATGCGGTTATCCGTGAAAAAATTGCGCCAGTTTCTTGGGGAATCAAACACCCAATGCACGAAATGAGCCATTTAGTCGTGATCTTAGCTAAGAAAAATGCGCGATACGATTCGGATTTCTTCCACCAGGGCTTATCAAAACGTGGCTTAACACCGGAACAAATGGAAACCACCATTGCTCGTTATAAATCGTTCCAAACCGATGATATTAAAGTGTTAGAAAGTGATCGTACCTTATTCGACTGGTGCTCGAAACAAACTTATATTGCACTCGCAAATATGATGACCGGCGCAGCAATGATTGGGATTGACTCTTGCCCGATTGAAGGCTTTAACTATGATGCGGTAAACGAAATCTTAGCGAAAGAAGGCTTATTTGACGCTAACGAATACGGTGTTTCTTGTATGGTGACCTTCGGTTATCGTGCGAAACCGATTACCAAAAAATACCGTAAGCCGGCTGAAGATGTGATCAGTTGGGTGGAATAA
- the rnd gene encoding ribonuclease D has protein sequence MNQNIHYIWVDTNQKLAEVCRNASQKPAVALDTEFIRTRTYYPKLGLIQLFDGEQVSLIDPTTIDEFSPFIALLANQQVVKVLHACSEDLEVFQHRFKQLPTPLVDTQIMAGFAGIGVSMGFAKLVAHYLQIELDKGASRTDWLARPLSEEQLQYAAADVWYLLPVYQRLVVDLDVTRWQNAVEEECQTLLEKRQNLPNSSKAYKDISNAWRLTPAQLAVLQVLAKWRMEEAEKRDLALNFVVKEQNLFEIAKLQPKHTSQLLEFMHPNEVRIHGKKLLLLVEQGKAVREEDYPPTISRLVDEPGYKHSLKLLQQKLAEIRPLDLAPELLASKRQLNQLFSWFIRGQNPDKLPELLKGWRKEFGMQLVQVL, from the coding sequence ATGAATCAGAACATTCACTATATTTGGGTTGATACCAATCAAAAATTAGCCGAAGTTTGTCGAAATGCAAGTCAAAAGCCGGCAGTTGCATTGGATACAGAATTTATTCGTACTCGTACTTATTATCCTAAATTAGGTTTGATTCAATTATTTGATGGCGAACAGGTGAGTCTTATTGATCCAACCACAATTGATGAGTTTTCGCCTTTTATTGCGTTATTAGCTAATCAACAAGTAGTAAAAGTTTTACACGCTTGCAGTGAAGATCTCGAGGTTTTCCAACACCGCTTTAAACAATTACCAACACCTCTGGTGGATACACAAATTATGGCAGGCTTTGCCGGAATCGGTGTTTCGATGGGATTTGCTAAATTAGTAGCGCATTATTTACAGATTGAACTGGATAAAGGTGCATCTCGTACAGATTGGTTAGCCCGTCCTTTAAGTGAAGAGCAATTACAATATGCAGCAGCAGATGTATGGTATTTATTACCGGTTTATCAACGCCTAGTTGTAGATCTTGATGTTACGCGTTGGCAGAATGCCGTAGAAGAAGAGTGCCAAACTCTCTTGGAAAAACGTCAAAACTTACCGAATAGTTCAAAAGCATACAAAGATATTTCTAATGCATGGCGTTTAACTCCAGCACAATTAGCTGTATTACAAGTTTTAGCCAAATGGCGTATGGAAGAGGCGGAAAAACGTGATTTAGCGCTTAACTTTGTTGTAAAAGAGCAGAATTTATTTGAAATAGCCAAGCTACAGCCTAAACATACTTCTCAATTATTGGAATTTATGCACCCGAATGAAGTTCGTATACATGGTAAAAAGTTATTACTATTAGTTGAGCAAGGGAAGGCGGTTAGGGAAGAAGATTATCCGCCGACAATATCCCGTCTTGTCGATGAACCAGGTTATAAACACAGCTTAAAATTATTACAGCAAAAATTGGCAGAAATTCGACCGCTTGATCTTGCACCTGAATTATTAGCAAGCAAGCGTCAGTTAAATCAATTATTTAGTTGGTTTATTCGAGGGCAAAATCCGGATAAATTGCCGGAATTGCTCAAAGGTTGGCGAAAAGAGTTTGGTATGCAACTCGTACAAGTTCTCTAA
- the pheT gene encoding phenylalanine--tRNA ligase subunit beta, translated as MKFNESWLREWVNPAVSTEQLCDQITMLGLEVDDVEPVAGAFTGVVVGEVVECAQHPDADKLRVTKVNVGGDRLLDIVCGAPNCRQGLKVACATEGAVLPGDFKIKKTKLRGQPSEGMLCSYSELGIKEDHSGIIELPADAPIGKDFREYLDLNDVAIEISLTPNRADCLSIAGIAREVGVINRAEVKSPVISAVPATIADKVAVELQAPEACPRYLARVVKNVNVKAASPLWLQEKLRRCGIRSIDPIVDITNLSLLELGQPMHAFDASKIEGAIQVRMAKEGEELVLLDGTTAKLQPNTLVIADSKVALAMAGIFGGEASGVNENTTDVVLESAFFAPLAITGRARQYGLHTDASHRFERGVDPQLARDAMERATALLLEICGGEAGEIVEAVSEQHLPKRNTVTLRRSKLDAVIGHHIEDETVTDILTRLGLNVTFTNDSWTAVAPSWRFDIEIEEDLIEEVARIYGYNSIPNNSPLAHLTMKGTPEKLLEASRIRTALVDSDYQEVVTYSFVDPKKQSLLHPNQEALILPNPISSEMSAMRLSLLTGLLDTIVYNQSRQQTRVRIFEGGLRFIPDATAESGVRQEFVFGAAIVGDKRPVHWESKGEVVDFFDLKGDMERVLSLTSARHDLKFVAKQFPALHPGQSAAIMLDGKEIGFIGSVHPSIVQKLGIKGKPVVFEILGEAIANRPIPAAKEISKFPANNRDIAVVVDENVAAGDVLDACRNAGGSKLVAVNLFDVYRGTNLEAGKKSLAISLTVQDTEKTLEEEEISAVTQAVLAELAQRFQAYLRD; from the coding sequence ATGAAATTTAATGAATCTTGGTTGCGTGAGTGGGTCAATCCTGCAGTATCAACAGAGCAATTATGCGACCAAATCACCATGTTAGGTTTAGAAGTCGATGATGTTGAACCGGTTGCCGGCGCATTTACCGGTGTAGTTGTGGGTGAAGTGGTTGAATGTGCTCAACACCCGGATGCGGATAAATTACGTGTCACTAAAGTGAATGTAGGCGGTGATCGCTTATTAGATATCGTATGTGGCGCACCGAACTGCCGTCAGGGCTTAAAAGTGGCGTGTGCAACGGAAGGTGCGGTATTACCGGGCGATTTTAAAATTAAGAAAACCAAATTACGCGGTCAGCCGTCTGAAGGTATGCTTTGTTCATATTCTGAATTAGGTATCAAAGAAGATCATAGCGGTATTATCGAATTACCGGCAGATGCGCCAATTGGTAAAGATTTCCGTGAATATTTAGATTTAAATGATGTGGCAATTGAAATCAGTTTAACCCCAAACCGTGCGGACTGCTTAAGCATTGCAGGTATCGCACGTGAAGTGGGCGTAATTAACCGAGCGGAAGTAAAATCGCCGGTGATTTCGGCCGTACCTGCAACGATTGCGGACAAAGTGGCTGTAGAATTACAAGCGCCGGAAGCTTGCCCGCGTTACCTTGCTCGTGTTGTGAAAAATGTAAACGTAAAAGCAGCTTCACCATTATGGTTGCAAGAGAAATTACGCCGTTGTGGTATTCGTTCAATCGATCCGATTGTCGATATTACTAACTTAAGCCTGTTAGAACTTGGTCAACCGATGCACGCTTTTGATGCGTCTAAAATTGAAGGTGCTATCCAAGTACGTATGGCAAAAGAGGGTGAAGAATTAGTTTTATTAGACGGTACAACCGCAAAATTACAGCCAAATACTTTAGTCATTGCCGATAGCAAAGTTGCATTAGCAATGGCGGGTATTTTTGGTGGTGAAGCAAGCGGTGTAAATGAAAATACGACTGACGTAGTATTAGAATCGGCATTCTTTGCACCATTAGCGATTACCGGCCGTGCACGTCAATATGGCTTACATACCGATGCATCACACCGTTTTGAACGTGGTGTTGACCCACAATTAGCACGTGATGCGATGGAACGTGCAACTGCATTATTACTTGAAATTTGTGGCGGTGAAGCGGGTGAAATCGTAGAAGCAGTAAGTGAACAACACTTACCAAAACGTAATACGGTTACCTTACGTCGTAGCAAATTAGATGCTGTAATCGGTCACCACATTGAAGATGAAACGGTAACTGATATTTTAACTCGTTTAGGTTTAAACGTAACCTTCACAAATGATAGTTGGACTGCTGTAGCGCCAAGTTGGCGTTTCGACATTGAGATCGAAGAAGATCTTATCGAAGAAGTTGCTCGTATCTATGGCTATAACAGTATTCCAAATAATTCTCCGCTTGCACACTTAACAATGAAAGGCACACCGGAGAAATTATTAGAAGCAAGCCGTATCCGTACTGCATTAGTGGATAGCGATTACCAAGAAGTGGTGACATATAGCTTCGTTGATCCGAAAAAACAATCATTATTGCATCCGAATCAAGAAGCGTTAATTCTACCTAACCCGATTTCAAGCGAAATGTCAGCAATGCGTTTATCGCTTTTAACCGGTTTATTAGATACGATTGTTTACAACCAAAGCCGTCAGCAAACACGCGTTCGTATTTTTGAAGGCGGTTTACGCTTTATTCCAGATGCAACAGCAGAATCAGGAGTTCGTCAAGAATTCGTATTCGGTGCAGCAATTGTCGGTGATAAACGTCCGGTACATTGGGAAAGTAAAGGCGAAGTGGTAGATTTCTTCGACTTGAAAGGCGATATGGAGCGTGTATTATCACTAACGTCAGCTCGTCATGATTTAAAATTTGTGGCAAAACAATTCCCTGCATTACATCCGGGACAATCTGCGGCAATTATGTTAGATGGTAAAGAAATCGGCTTCATTGGTTCTGTGCATCCGTCTATCGTGCAAAAACTTGGTATTAAAGGTAAACCAGTGGTATTTGAGATTCTCGGGGAAGCGATTGCAAACCGTCCAATTCCTGCGGCAAAAGAAATTTCTAAATTCCCTGCGAATAATCGTGATATTGCAGTTGTGGTAGATGAGAATGTAGCAGCTGGTGATGTATTAGATGCATGTCGCAATGCAGGTGGCTCAAAATTAGTTGCAGTAAACTTATTTGACGTTTACCGTGGCACAAATTTAGAAGCTGGTAAGAAAAGTTTAGCAATTAGCTTAACGGTTCAAGACACTGAAAAAACGCTTGAAGAAGAAGAAATTTCAGCTGTAACTCAAGCAGTCTTAGCTGAATTAGCACAACGTTTCCAAGCATATCTAAGAGATTAG
- a CDS encoding L-cystine transporter, with translation MIILNLAVFTALLFLLFLLYKNTQKLGQTVFVGLLLGVVSGAILQNFYQKSEIDATLEWVNLVGNGYVRLLQMIVMPLVFISILSAITRLKQAGSLGKISFSVLSVLLITTAIAAAIGIAMVYLFDLSAEGLVAGERELAAQGKVAGRAEQVSNLSVPAMLVSFIPKNPFLELTGANPTSIISTVIFSAFLGVAALSLAKEDAALGERIATGVDTLNKLIMRLVRFVIRLTPYGVFALMLKMATTSKWEDIVNLGSFIVASYLAIGLMFLVHGILLFVAKVNPLDYYKKVLPTLSFAFTSRSSAATLPLNIETQTDKLGNNNVIANFSATFGATIGQNGCAGIYPAMLAVMVAPTVGIDPFSLSYVVTLILVVAISSFGIAGVGGGATFAAIVVLSTLNLPIELVGLLISVEPLIDMGRTALNVNGSMVAGTLSNKWLNRA, from the coding sequence ATGATTATCCTTAATTTAGCTGTGTTTACAGCGCTACTATTCCTACTGTTTTTACTGTATAAAAACACGCAAAAATTAGGACAAACTGTTTTTGTCGGCTTATTACTTGGGGTGGTAAGTGGTGCAATTTTGCAAAATTTTTACCAAAAGTCAGAAATTGACGCAACGTTAGAGTGGGTGAATTTAGTCGGTAACGGTTATGTACGTTTATTGCAAATGATTGTAATGCCGTTAGTGTTTATTTCGATTTTGTCTGCGATTACCCGTCTAAAACAAGCGGGATCATTGGGTAAAATCAGCTTCAGTGTACTATCGGTTTTATTGATTACCACCGCAATTGCGGCTGCAATCGGTATTGCAATGGTGTATTTATTTGATTTATCAGCGGAAGGATTAGTAGCTGGTGAGAGAGAATTAGCTGCGCAGGGCAAAGTGGCGGGGCGTGCAGAGCAAGTGTCAAATTTATCTGTACCGGCAATGTTAGTCTCTTTTATTCCAAAAAATCCATTCTTAGAATTAACCGGTGCAAACCCGACTTCAATTATTAGCACGGTAATTTTCTCTGCATTTTTAGGTGTGGCGGCATTAAGCCTTGCCAAAGAAGATGCCGCATTAGGTGAACGTATTGCAACTGGGGTGGATACCTTAAATAAACTGATTATGCGTTTAGTCCGTTTTGTGATTCGCTTAACCCCTTACGGCGTATTTGCACTCATGCTAAAAATGGCAACTACTTCAAAATGGGAAGATATTGTTAATTTGGGTAGCTTTATTGTGGCGTCTTACTTAGCAATCGGCTTGATGTTTTTAGTACATGGCATTCTACTTTTCGTGGCAAAAGTGAATCCGCTGGATTACTACAAGAAAGTGTTACCGACTCTTAGCTTTGCTTTTACCTCTCGCTCAAGTGCTGCGACTTTACCGCTAAATATTGAGACGCAAACCGATAAATTGGGTAATAATAATGTTATTGCTAATTTCTCGGCGACCTTCGGTGCCACTATTGGGCAAAATGGCTGTGCTGGGATTTATCCTGCAATGTTAGCGGTGATGGTCGCACCAACTGTAGGTATAGATCCGTTTAGTCTCAGTTACGTTGTCACGTTAATTCTAGTGGTAGCGATTTCTTCATTCGGCATTGCCGGTGTAGGCGGCGGAGCAACTTTTGCAGCGATTGTCGTGCTTTCCACCTTAAATTTACCGATTGAATTGGTTGGCTTATTAATTTCAGTTGAGCCGTTAATTGATATGGGACGCACCGCATTAAATGTAAATGGTTCAATGGTGGCAGGCACATTAAGTAACAAGTGGCTTAATCGGGCATAA